One Oncorhynchus tshawytscha isolate Ot180627B unplaced genomic scaffold, Otsh_v2.0 Un_contig_1344_pilon_pilon, whole genome shotgun sequence genomic region harbors:
- the LOC121845074 gene encoding extensin-1-like, which produces MSVNASGLGRPPITYLLPISGYCPVHYHHLSPATYHLPPITYHLSPTTYHQSPAAYHLPPITNHLPPITNHLLPITCHLSPITCCLSPATYHQSPAAYHLSPATNHQSPAAYHQSPAAYHLPPITNHLPPITYHLPPITNHLLPITNHLPPITNHLPPITCHLSPITCCLSPATYHQSPTTYHLSPATYHQSPAAYHQYLPPITNHLPPITNHLLPITYHLPPITCHLSPITAAYHLPPITNHLLPITCHLSPITCCLSPATYHQSPTAYHLSPATYHQSPAAYHLPPITNHLLPITYHLSPITCCLSPTTYHLITNHLLPITNHLLPPITNHLLPITCHLSPITLPITNHLPPITNH; this is translated from the exons ATGTCAGTTAATGCTTCAGGGTtaggcag GCCACCTATCACCTACCTGCTGCCTATCTCTGGATATTGTCCTGTTCATTATCACCACCTATCACCTGCCACCTATCACCTACCACCTATCACCTACCACCTATCACCTACCACCTATCACCAATCACCTGCTGCCTATCACCTACCACCTATCACCAATCACCTGCCGCCTATCACCAATCACCTGCTGCCTATCACCTGCCACCTATCACCAATCACCTGCTGCCTGTCACCTGCCACCTATCACCAATCACCTGCTGCCTATCACCTATCACCTGCCACCAATCACCAATCACCTGCTGCCTATCACCAATCACCTGCTGCCTATCACCTGCCACCTATCACCAATCACCTACCACCTATCACCTATCACCTGCCACCTATCACCAATCACCTGCTGCCTATCACCAATCATCTGCCACCTATCACCAATCACCTGCCACCTATCACCTGCCACCTATCACCAATCACCTGCTGCCTATCACCTGCCACCTATCACCAATCACCTACCACCTATCACCTATCACCTGCCACCTATCACCAATCACCTGCTGCCTATCACCAATACCTACCACCTATCACCAATCACCTGCCACCTATCACCAATCACCTGCTGCCTATCACCTACCACCTACCACCTATCACCTGCCACCTATCACCAATCACTGCTGCCTATCACCTACCACCTATCACCAATCACCTGCTGCCTATCACCTGCCACCTATCACCAATCACCTGCTGCCTGTCACCTGCCACCTATCACCAATCACCTACTGCCTATCACCTATCACCTGCCACCTATCACCAATCACCTGCTGCCTATCACCTGCCACCTATCACCAATCACCTGCTGCCTATCACCTACCACCTATCACCAATCACCTGCTGCCTATCACCTACCACCTATCACCTAATCACCAATCACCTGCTGCCTATCACCAATCACCTGCTGCCACCTATCACCAATCACCTGCTGCCTATCACCTGCCACCTATCACCAATCACCCTGCCTATCACCAATCACCTGCCACCTATCACCAATCACTAA